The sequence CCGTGTAGAATTTGACTGTGAGATATACATCACAGGCTCCAACGCTAAACTTCTTTCGGGAGAGCTTGCCACCTATCTTGCGGGAAGGTATGTGGAGTTCGTCGTCTACCCGTTTTCTTTCGCGGAGTTCATTGAGCTTTACAATACAGTCTATCCGGGGACCGCGCAGGGAGAAGCGTTTAAAGCGTATCTGACATCGGGAGGGATGCCGTACCTCAGCAATCTGCGCTATGAAGCCGAGCCGAGCCGTCAGTACCTCCAGGATCTCTATAATTCCGTCTTGCTCAAGGACATCGTCAAACGCAAGAACATCCGCGACGTAGACCTGCTTGAGAGGATCATCGGCTATCTGACCGCGAATGTCGGTACGACCTTTTCCGCGTCGTCCGTTTCAAAATATTTGAAAAGCGAGGGCCGCGCTGTAGCCGTGGAGACGATATTGAACTATATCCGATGCTGCGAGGAGGCGTTTTTGTTCTATCGCGTGCGAAGAGAGGAGCTGCGCGGAAAAAAGCTGCTCAGCAGCAATGAAAAGTATTACATAGCCGACCACGGCATACGCGAGGCGGTCTTTGGCGGAAATATGAAGGACATCAACCTTGTCCTTGAAAATATCGTATTCATGGAACTTATCCGGCGCGGATACAGGGTCACGGTGGGCAAATTGGAAGAGCGCGAGATAGACTTTATCTGTGAAAAACGCGGTCAAAAAATTTACATACAGGTATCCTATCTGCTTGCCTCAGAGGAGACGATAGAGCGCGAATTTGGCGCCTTCGACGGCGTCCGCGACAATTACCCGAAGTACGTCGTCTCACTCGACGAGTTCGAAAGAAGCCGCGACGGCATCCGTCATATAAACCTTCGGGATTTCCTGCTTGCTGAAAAGTGGGATTAAAATCACCGGCTGTTGCATCCCGCAGCCGCGGTTTGTATATTGTGCGGCAATTCTGTATCTTTGCTCTTGGAGGCCGCAATCCTTGACATTATCGGGCGGCGGGGCTATAAATATCAGCAGAAGAAGAGGGAGAGCCCTTTTCGGTTTAGAAAAGACAAGACCAGATTAGCGAAGGCAAGTTGAGTGACTGTGAATATTTCAGGGCTCTGCCGCCGTATTTGTCGCGCAGGGCTCTTTTCTTTAGAGTTTTTTAGAAAAGCTTTTAACATAACCTGTTTGATTTTGGAGGAATATAAATGAGCCGCAGGGTCTGCATGGGAAACGAAGCTATAGCGCTGGGCGCGCTTGCCGCCGGAGTATCGGTGGCGGCGGGCTACCCCGGAACGCCGTCCACAGAGATAATAGAGACGCTCGCCGCCGTGAAGCAGCCGGGCGTGAAAGTCCAGTGGTCCGACAACGAGAAGGTGGCGCTTGAGGTGGCGGCTGGAGCCGCCTACGCCGGCGCGCGTTCGCTCGTCACCATGAAGCAGGTGGGGCTCAACGTAGCCTCCGATCCGCTGATGAGCCTTGCCTACATCGGAGTGAAGGGCGGCATGGTGCTCGCAGTGGCTGACGACCCGGGGCCGTGGTCTTCGCAGACGG is a genomic window of Cloacibacillus sp. containing:
- a CDS encoding ATP-binding protein, which produces MIKRELYMKRIRPFMGQEIIKVLTGIRRSGKSVMLGLIQQELIAAGAAPEQFISINFENMSNAPLCTAEALHDEIAARAAKVPGKAYLFFDEIQAVDGWERCVNSFRVEFDCEIYITGSNAKLLSGELATYLAGRYVEFVVYPFSFAEFIELYNTVYPGTAQGEAFKAYLTSGGMPYLSNLRYEAEPSRQYLQDLYNSVLLKDIVKRKNIRDVDLLERIIGYLTANVGTTFSASSVSKYLKSEGRAVAVETILNYIRCCEEAFLFYRVRREELRGKKLLSSNEKYYIADHGIREAVFGGNMKDINLVLENIVFMELIRRGYRVTVGKLEEREIDFICEKRGQKIYIQVSYLLASEETIEREFGAFDGVRDNYPKYVVSLDEFERSRDGIRHINLRDFLLAEKWD